Genomic window (Argopecten irradians isolate NY chromosome 2, Ai_NY, whole genome shotgun sequence):
AACTAAGTAGAACCCATATCATTACAGAATGTTCTGGTTTTATACAAATGCTGTTGTAGAATACAGTTATACGAATATATTTTTATAGgaattacatgtacctgtgCTCGCATATTCATATATTAGACAGGTCAGTCTTACGACAATATAGAGTATGTTAAACCACAAACACGATCAAATCCGAGGCCGTCTTGAGTGAGACGTGACAAGTCACAAAAAGAgagatgtaaattttgtatttaggGGTTAAATTTTTCGCTGTCATAATAAACGTAATGCAAAAACGCATACAATGATACTATagacaaattttcaaaatgattataCAATCATTTGACACGAGGCTATGAATATCGAAATGCTAATGAAGAAAAGGTGACAAGCCATATCCACCGGTCTATTAAACCGAAGGTAATAGAGTCATATCAGTAAACATAGACGGAGGTATTGGCAGCAATGTGATAAGATAATACCTTGTTCGTGTGAAAAAATAAGGTATGGCGAAATATTTTACCTCCACACAGGAGAGAACGTATTAAAATTATTGCTGTTTATAAGAGATTTATAGAATCAATCAAATAGCTAATAACGATTGAGATTGATGGTGATCGTCTCAATAATGGAAGAAAATAGTCAATCCACGAAAGAAATAGATAACCAGGAGGAAGATCTAGAGATGGTGCAGCTAAACTCGTTATGCCACGAGGATGACTCAATGTCCACTGTTAATGATGGAAAATCCAGCGTAAGGCTTGAGTCATGCGAAGTAATCCACAGTCATACGAGAACAGACCACCGATTTCGAGAATTATTGATATACACTATTTGTCTATATATAGCCAAATTTACGCAGGTGAGTATCATGATTTTCACGTTTTCAAATATTCTCATAAACGCATGTTTTAacattattgtttatgtgaGACTAATATTGCCGCATTTGCATGAAATTCACATAGATCAAGAAATTATTTAGACACGGATTGTTTCAGACTACAAACCTTAATACAGATTTCAAACGTGTCGCctgcgacacttaggtatcactgtGTGTCGGCGTGAGTGTCGGCGTCGGCGGCCGGGAAAAATGGTTTCCGTGCGGTAACTTGAGTATTTAATGTtcgatttcaacaaaatttagTGTATTGCTTTCTATGAGTGTGATCACGGATTATTTTGacattgctttatatcaatgtgatCTCGGATTATTTCGacaatggtcaaaatccgtcaatatttgaaAGAATTATGaaactttaaaatcgtcaaaacagataggCCTAACAGGTTTCCGCTCGATCACTGAAATACTTATTTTCAGATTTCAACCAAATGtggtatattattttatatcaatgagatcttagatagTTTCggtaatggtcaaaatccgtcaatattttcaaaagttacaGGACTTTGGTATATAATTGCTTCATGTTAATGAGATCTCGGAGTGGTTTGATACTAGTCAAAACCTattaatatttgcaagagttacgggacttgacAGCTTCACCTAatcattaacaatattttcaactgtaaattaCTATTtcttgtgatgctgtgcaggcgacacatccacttccgtggaattcttgtttgaTTAAGTaaggaagaaaagataagatcacTTTAGTGGGCTTTTATGATATCTTAATTTAGATAAGGTTTCAGACGCTGTTTAAATTGGTGATTTTTGTATGcttatatatcacttcttagatGTCCTTGCACATAGTTGATATTAAGTGTCTATGTATCCGTCATAATTTAGATATCACTGACTCGTagagtgttgtgttgtttgtaaattttggcaaaatacgCAAAAAATTGTATACTTTTTTATGCAAGTCCACAGGGATCAGTATATATTTCTATCACCGAATAACCAGGTCATAATGTTTAAACAGGGTTTTAAACCTTAAACTGTTTTAGTGATATTTTGAAGGTACAACACTTAATgcttaataatatatttactaCCGCGAGACAAAATTACAAGGGTATAATTCGAACTACCAAAGGAAAGGTTTCTCATGAACTACGTACTATGCAAAGATTTGGGAggttaaatatttacaaatgtatttaattaGTAACATAATTGTTGTAATTTCAGGGATGGAGTCAAGCTTTATTTGGTCCGTCTTACATTGATTTAAGAATGATAAGCAGTGCAGACCTCGCCTCTGGGTCATGGATCCTGACCTCGCGGTTCATTGGTTCAACGATAGGATCGACGATACAGGGAGTGTTGGCAGGTCGATGGAACAGCAAACTCGTATTTGGATCGTCGATGATTGGCAGTTGCATCGCATTTGCTGTTATACCATGGTGTTCAAACCTCACGGCCATGATAACCGGGCATGTCGTTCTTGGAGTCGTACTAGGAATTTACGCATCAGGTAGATTGGTAGAAAACACATAAGCGTTTGGACGGGAGTTATTGCAGTATTGAATATTAGTAATTGTTAGTCAATATAGTGGTACTCTGACCATAgctattcaattttaaatctaatACCGTTTGAAGAAACAgttataaatgtttgtttgtttgtttgattcaattaacgtcctattaacagctatggtcatgtaaggacggcctcccatgtatgcggggTGTTGCATGTATATGTTGTgagaggtgtgtgttttgggagactgcggtgtattcatgttgtgtcttcttgtatcgtggaacttttgccctttttatagtgctataacactgaagcatgccgccgaagacaccaagcaacaccctcacccggtcacactatactgacaacgggcgaaccagtcgtcccaatccctgtatgctgaacggtaagcagaagcagaaactaccacttttatatactttggtgtgtctcgaccaggggacagaacccagagccttcctcacagggacgacAGTTCAAgtcaaggcca
Coding sequences:
- the LOC138314719 gene encoding major facilitator superfamily domain-containing protein 4B-like isoform X2, with amino-acid sequence MVIVSIMEENSQSTKEIDNQEEDLEMVQLNSLCHEDDSMSTVNDGKSSVRLESCEVIHSHTRTDHRFRELLIYTICLYIAKFTQGWSQALFGPSYIDLRMISSADLASGSWILTSRFIGSTIGSTIQGVLAGRWNSKLVFGSSMIGSCIAFAVIPWCSNLTAMITGHVVLGVVLGIYASVL